In the Zingiber officinale cultivar Zhangliang chromosome 5A, Zo_v1.1, whole genome shotgun sequence genome, cactcccgtttccagagtatatccttaaaataattttgataatattcttaataactcatcaatctacttattttcataagagtcctataccttccttttcctacaccattctgttggggtgtaccaggtgcagttagttgggatttaatccctacttctgataaatgactcctaaattctcccaagagatacttgccactacgatcttaccgtagtgtcttgatacttttactttgtcgtttctccacattagcctcgtactctttgaactaatcaaagcacttagacttgcggcacatcaagtaaatatatccgtatctcaaatagttgtctataaaatagatgaaatatttgaaacaacctcttgcctggatgctcataggatcacacaaatcagaatgaaccaattccaatatatctttgactccataccccttagacttaaaaacttcttggttatttttccttccaagtaagactcgtaggttggaaagatttccactactaatgaacccaaaagttcatcagctaccaatgaatcctactcaagttaatataacctagccttagaagctaaagatataattggttcattttcgaaggttactttcttttaaagttagaagatgtgttactaatttccatttgttgcatagtgagagttattggatttataaattgccaatcaacgtaccagaacagataacttccctctttttcttaataacaactttgttattaaaagaggcagaatatcaagttctttgaatagtttagaaactgaaaactagttctttctaaacttggtgcgtaaagacaattactcaaaaatccatgttttgttcttatcaaaagataaacatctcccactgcaacagctaccatttttacagtagtgcccatgtggacggtgttttaatttcatttagttgccggatttcctggaaccctgcaatgaattgcggacatgattgatggcatctatatctacactccaggttctggtagataacaccactaaatatgtttcaactaatgaattaaatacacctatattgttcttagttctaagaagacagtctaccttaatgtccaagtcctatttccaatcattacaattgggactactaagtcttttctatagtatgactattagggattgacaaacattttaaatcctaagaatcacaaaaaatatttggtcaagatcaactccttaaaatttccatgaattttgtgtatacaaaattgaagaggagattttattcattaattttattatctcgtcaactttactttatgacgaataaaattaatagttgatctgtctttgatcaaatatttggtcaaaaacttttgaattttaaaaaaatattgattcctcaaacaatattatttaaattcaccaacagctcaaacaccgtgaattttgcatgccacgttagtgtggacgtatacaaattcaacatttgtaaaaggagggttttaacccattaattttattatcttgtcaacctaactttttgacaaataaaattaatagttggtatcatttggtcacacaaataatagctgtgactccgatggggaggatactattagatgtgtctaagtgtataccattacttgacactaagtccattaataagattatgccccttccgttggggaagatcacacgctcttaattaacttcctatagtcatccaaaaatggaagtctattctagtgatccacaaacaagctcatccattatggaggaaggcactcagagccaacgcacaagcttgtttgcatcacttacaaaccagtaatggagaccatgagatttacttaaaaatccctctcccacttagttatttataaatgaggaatgtaaactaacatgcacacacagcacaataaaagcaataaatagaaaatctaattttcaaatattatggcttttatctcttgttgtcctccgtgtgttgtcatcccaagctgctgccatatttggccactgccaccgggtctagctgccgcatccatcttgctcctagttccgctgcgcctctggtccttagaaggttccacgctttgcaagattcgatccgcgatataaatagaattttacattttgatcctatattcctcgaaggaatgtacatgtaaactagatcgaacataaaataaaatttacatccatcgatcctatattcaataaaaggaatgtacatgtaactagatcaaaaataaaatcctaataaaactaaatacagctcctgttgtattttataatacaatcatgcacacacaataaaatgcccttgacatgtccaagggtccaatcacacacataataactataagccataatagttggatcctgcatccacaaagttagcacatcctactattaacctacctaaattatgtatgacatgtgcataattaaactaataccaaatacacagaggcaaaaccctagctctgataccaattgttggttgctactcggaaaacctagaggttccactgtccaaaaattttgtacaaaggtctgaaccttttcctagctaccatgtgttcttttaaattaaattttggatcgcctgtggaacttaacacgtttgatccaaaacttaatctattcgttcttttaggttttgacttgggtctcttgcggaacttaacacgttcgacccaaatcaccttaagttattaattccattaaatattaatttccataattggttcccagtactgacgtggcgaggcacatgtccttcttggatatgggagcaaccaccaccgactagacaaaaccttttatagaaagctaatatttaattttctaaaataactttaggttaatcgaaaagaacaatcaaatcacaaggaaaaataaaataaaagaacacaacatcgaaaaacatattcgaaatactagaatcgtaagcctcttgtatttggtattatttccataaataactagcatgatgcggaaaaggaaaaactactagttataccttctagaaagacctcttgatcttttaccgtattcctcttctaacctcggacgttgtgtgggcaacgatcttccgagatgagaaccaccaagcaccttcttcttccttacaagtttcggccatcaaaacttctcctaggatgaagaggtttggccaccaccaccatgctccaagggatgctagaaaagaggcttcttttctctccttcttctccttcttagattcggccaccaaagctatctccaccatgagaaggtttcggccacacaaaggagaggagaggaaagaaagggccggccacacccaaggagaaaagagaggaaaaatagaatagagtcctttgccttgaagcctcctctaccccctcttttataatccttggtcttggcaaataaggaaaatttaataaaaacttccttaattcttttgccattgaaaaggaaaatttatttaattaaaatatttttctcttttcaaattataatggccggccactcttctccccaaaacaaggagagttttaattaaaacaaaaattaaaacttcctaatttgtttctagaaatttataaaaatttctccaataattttaatcccttcatgattggttaataaaaagaaattttataaattaaaatctttcttttaaacatttggataatttccaaaaaggaaagttatctctaaaaattaaaatctcctttcaatctacaaataaggaaagatattaaatattttcttaatcttttgtagaaactaataaaagagaatttttaatttttaaactttcttttaaatcatgaatataattaaaaggaaagtttttaccaaaattaaaatcaaccttttaatctacaaataaggaaagagattttaactcttctcttaatcttttgtagaatcttataaaaggaaggatttaaatttttaaactctcttttaaattatattatccacataagaaaaattttaaaattaaaattcctttttattttagtagggacggccacatgaattcacccatgaacatacccatggccggccctagcttggtctccaagctagcttggccggcccctataggatgggtaagaaggtgggtataagtgagtatagtactctataattaagaggctacgatagggaccaagaggaggaattggttttggtctcccgataaaattaagcatcccgtgctcgccccgaacacacaacttaattttatcaataataattcattccactagagaactattattgaactaccgcaccaatcccaaattacatttgggctccttcttattatgagtgtgttagtcttcctgtgtttaagataacaaatgtctactaattaagtaagttactgacaactcacttaattaatatctagctccaagagtagtatcactcaactttatcgtcatgtcggactaagtccacctgcagggtttaacatgacaatccttatgagctcctcttggggacattctcaacctagatcactaggacacagtttccttctataatcaacaacacacactataagtgatatcatttcccaacttatcaggcttattgattcatcgaactaaatctcacccattgataaattaaagaaataaatatcaaatatatgtgcttgttattatattaggattaagagcacacacttccataataactgaggtctttgttccttcataaagtcagtataaaaggaacgacctcaaatggtcctacttaatacactctaagtgtactagtgtaattatatagttaagataaactaatatctaattacactacgaccttccaatggtttgttcctttccatcttggtcgtgagctactgtttataatttaaaaggaaccgataacatgatcttctgtgtgtgacatcacacaccatgttatctacaatataaattaattgaacaactacataaatgtagacatttgaccaatgtgattcttatttctagataaatgtttataccaaaagctaggcttttagtatacatcctaacaagtatctactacaacattgtagcagctagctgTCGAAGTAGCTGTTACACCGTTGTAGCAGTTAATATTTCAAGTAGTTGTTGCACAATTGTAGCAGTTAATATTCCAAGTAGATACTACACCATTAGAGTAGTTAATAttccaagtagttgctacaacgttgtaatagctaactattgaagtagctgctacaccatTGTAGCAGTTAATATTCTAAGTAGTTGCTATAATGCtatagtagctgctataatgcTATAGTAGCCAatcgtcgaagtagctgctacacggtTATAGCAATTAatattccaagtagctgctacaatgctgTATTAGCTagctgtcgaagtagctgctatacAGTTGTAGCAGTTAACATTCCAACTAGCTACTACACCGTTGTAGtagttaacattccaagtagctactacaacgctgTATTAGCTAGCTATCGAAGTAACTGCTATACAGTTGTAGCAGTTAACATTCCAACTAGCTGCTACATCATTGTAGTAGTTAACATTCCAAGtaactactacaacgttgtagcagctagtcgTCAAAGTAGATGATACCTAGTTGTAGCAATTAATATTCTAAGTAGCTGTtacaacattgtagtagctaacattccaagtagctactacaatgctgtagcagttaacattccaagtagttgctacaacattgtagcagctatatgtccaataataataacatatgttttctcatatgttaattaaatagatcatttagGAATACGTATAAACAGTATCATATTAGGAATATAAACGAATTACCACTTAAATCCTTCTATATATTAGAATCACGGTTGGGAATTACATCTTAATAATAAATGAATTACCATTGGTTATGAATTGATGATTGAGAAGTTCTCagcaaattatataaataaaaattggTAAGAAAGCAGCTAGGGCTTGTGCATTGTAGAATATATCAGAGGTAAAAATATTATACAGAGCTGAAAAACATACTATGGAGTGGAAAGACTTACGATCAAGAATTGAGAGGGGTGCTAAGCAAATCTGCTGCTAGCCAACTTGAGAACAAGCATCCGACTGTAAATTGTCCAAGTAGTTTGCAGCGCCTTTACTTTTACTTGCCTGGTAGGAGCACACTGCGATGGAAGATGGCAGTGAAGGAAGAGGCAAGTGGGAGAGAGAGAGCGAGGGAAATTTAGATTTGGAGAATACCTTCATCGTCGTTTTGAATAAAAGGCAAAAACGgagagagaataaaagaaatattttttttcaaagaaatcaAGTTGGAAACGCCATGTATGCGTGTCGCGCACAAAGCgttgcctatatatatatatatatatatagagagagagagagagagagagagagagagagagatttacGTGCTTAGTTATGTTTTTCAGATATTATGAACAGTAATTATGAATAGTAAGAAGTGAACAGTAATTATGAACCGTAATTTCAAACAGTGATTGCTAAATCTAGACATTTTGGaaggatattttttcttattactTCTCATCAGTTATGTCTTATTGTTCAAGATCCATCCTGACTTTTGTAGGTCTTATAACGAGCTTTTAGTAGTTCTTGCTATCCAACTTAGTCACCATAGGTTTTACAAGCTTAAACCACAAGACATGTCCTAATTTTTAAAGACAATGAGATGAAAATAAAGCTTTTTTATTAAGCTGTCATACCAGATTTTCACTAGAAATATACAAACAAGGAAATTTAAAGCATACAAGCTAACTTAGCTAGCTATAGACTTACATAAGGAAATTATATAAATAAGGTACAAGCTTGCATAAGGAAATTTATAAGAGATACTTATAGTACTCACATGGAATTGAAATCACACTTGCACTAAATCACACTAGCACACACTATCACACAAGCTTCTTCTTGCATCTTGCTGGAGGCCTGAGGTAGGTATTTATAGAAAGAGGAGATGAAGTCAGAGGCTAGAAAGTTACTTCATGGAGAAGGAAAGAAGAGATGAGCTGTCAGTTCTGTGGAAAAAGAGGGGAGGAGGGGGGGCACAACATGATGGAGAAAGAGAGGTGAGTTATCATCTTGACAAAGAGGGGGCCTCTTTTTTATGACATCATTGCTTACGATTTTGCTTCATGGTGTCATTGCTTATGATTTTTGTGAGGCTATCATCATGGCTATAGTGTTGATGTCATGCATCATGGCTCCATCATGTTTTCCAGATTATGTTCACCTATAGAATGTAAAGACAGAGCCCTGGAGCTAGTGGCCTGAGTTGTTGTGTTTAGATCACGTCTGTAAGCCCTTGTTGTTTTTGTTGAGTTGGCCAGTTTCTTATTTGCCGAGCATTCTAATTTATTTTGGTAATGTTGAAAAAGGGATATATGTTGAGTAGAGAAAGTAAATGGAAACATTCTGATTCTCATGTCTTTTGGCCAATAAATATTTTCGGTATAAGTTTCACCAACTAGGACATAGGCATTTGGACCTTCCTATTGATCCTAGAACAAATTGTTCGTTAGTGTTTAAGTTGATCTACTGGTGCTAAATGTGTTGCCCATTTCAGATCAGGATCAAAAGGATATTCTTCAAGTTCTACATGAAGACCAATTATGTCATGAACATCTATCTTGATCAAATGTCTAGCTAGTTCTATCTTTAGATTTAGCTATTCTGATTGGGAGCTTTCAAAAGTGCATATCACAAATGTTTCCTCTTCTTCTAATGCTTGAGTTATTATGCCACCAATTTCTTTGGAAAGTTTGTAACAGAGTTTGGGTCACGTACCTAGTGTCTTGATAGAAGTCCATAATCTATTAAAGTAAATGTGGTAATAATTCATCCCCTATAGTTTGTTGGGATATATTTTTCAAAGTCAATGTTGATTTTTCTGAAAGAATATAGTAGTTGGCATTGACATCCATATCTAACTAAGCCAACACAGTTTTTGGTGAGTTTTTAACACTTTACATTATTAAAAAAAGACCCTTTAATGACGGGATTTCTCGTTGTTAATGCTCATCAACGACGAGATTAAATATCGtaagaaattgtagttaaaagtacttGTCGGGAATTGATTAGcgacatgaaaaaaaaaacatgctaTCATTAATAGCTCTTAACAACGGTATTCACTATTATCGTTAGTGATATTTCATCGTTATATAAGTATTTTTTTTCATCATCATTACTAATACAGAATTCATTTTTTTAAACCTGTCAAAACTATCATCCAATATTAAACAATCATCCAttagttcgaatctcgacaaagccgaagtaaatacctctcttatatgttagtcactatttcaaaggctagtagccgcctgtgatttatctcctccgtgttggctctGGGATGGGGGCGCTGAGGGTGAGCAtgttcgccttttgccaccatgatgATTGTATGTACATGACCCCATAGGTCATCCGAGATGATAAGTGGTGACATGCTTACCACATGAGGTCGCGAGATCGAACCGCAGGGCTGTCGGGGCGTAAATCCTGGGACCCTATGTAACTCACCCCACCATCACTTGCCCTCTCGACtgtcatgatttacctccctcgtgatgacctaAGGTCAAGTGTGGCGAGGACGCTAGGAGTAAACGATTTTACCTTTTGTCACATGATGATTGTATGTACatcattaaatttataaaattcacAACAATTTACATCAAAAATATTCAATTTCTCTAAAGTTTTCATTTTGCTGACATTCTCAAAAGCTCAAAAAGACTATTTCGCATCAAACCTTCAATACCTATAATAAATATACAAAAAATAAGTATcacaataaaatttttaaaataataaatattaaaccTATAATTTAATTTCACTAATCAAGAGAGATAATAATCAGAACAGgagataaataataaatattaaataacaTTTAGTACAAATATTTCTGGGCTAAACCTAATTTATTGGAACAATTTCATATCTTTTAAGAATTACAGCCGTGTATAGAATAAGTGGCAATTAAGATATCAATGATAAATATACAATGATTGTCTAACAGTAATTGTCTAACATTGTAACAACATATTCAATAATATtacaataaaataagaaaaaaaaattagagaataCCAATCAATTTCAATCACCAAGATGAGCATGCATGCTATTGTTCCTCACTACTAGTTTGTGTGCCTATGAAACATTGACAACTCAAAATGAACAAAACCTACTCTTTCTCATTATCAAAGAACCAGAATTAAGTATATCAAAAGTGTGCACATGATGTTTctaaattatcttttaaatatcatttgaacaaataaaaaaacaacaaagaATTTAGTTACCTAGAAGCATAAGATTTTTGAGTTAGCTCGTATTTTTACACATATATTTTCATTATTGCGGTAAACAGGTGTTGAACAGTTGTTGGGGCCAAACAAAAATCCTCCAACTCTAAGAATCCGATTGAGCTTCAAGAGTGACTTCCCACCTGTATTAAGATAGTCCAGATATAAAATTAAGGATAAACATTAGTCTATAAAAGTAAAAGAATTGATTAAAATATAGCATGTACCATCTGCATCCGACTTTACTGCGTGAACagtaaatcaaattaaatacatTGTCAAGAAATGATAGCTTCTGAGTTCTAATTATTGATAAAAAGACTGGAATACCATGCTCTAATGCAAATTGTATTTGAGCTTCGTGCCCGTCTTTTGGCGCAAAAGACATAGTGATAACATTCCTATCCCTTAAAATGGATAATCAACAATGGATAATCATGCAatgaaaatttatcaaaaatttggAATTGATAAAGAGCATTGTACATTTTAAAGAAAGTAACAGAAACAGAATGGAACAGGGCATGCATTCATGTTCATCACTCAATAATATCAAAAAGGTAAGCATTAGGTCATAAGTGCTAAttgaacaaattaaaaataaaattccaacAACTCTATAGAGAAAAAAATAACCAAACGAGAAACCcataattatagaaggaatataaTCTTAGCCTCTAGTACAGGCACGTCCAACAATTTCTTTGGCTGAAATCAGCAACAGAATACTAAAATAGTTGAGAATACGTACTTACAAGCTCGATGAACTCGATGTATTTAGAAACACCATCTTTCAATTGAGTTTCACCTCCAGGGAAAACTAGGTAATCACCTGAACTCTGTACCCAGTTTTGGTCTTTCTTATATTCAACGAGTTTGGTGTGAGGAATATTATCATACCAAATCTGTTGACAGAAAAATAGAGAATTTAGGAAGACCAAATAAATGACAGGTTAAGCTCCAAGCAACCAAAATATCATCTGACAACAAGAAGAATACTTCCACCATTTTCCCTTCTATTTTCACACTAATCAAAGTTCCATGTATGTGAACTCTAAAATACTGAGTCAACACGATTACACGAAGTCCAAAAATGTTTCCAATAAGTTCAAAAGTCAAGgctgaatattttaaaaaatgaatgaaaaattTATAGAGAGCAAGGTGATTATTAATGTACCATTGCTGAAGAGCAGcaacaaggaaaataagaaaTCAACTACTGAGGTACACACAACGTATCTCGAAGGAAACAACGTGAGATAATCATACTCGACAGATGCTAACTTATCATACCATATTCTTCTCAAAGTGGTAACAGGATCCGTCTTTATAGATCAGTATGAGTCAACACGGGAATCAGAAGCAAGGAGAAACTAGATAGGGCAATCATCAGGTTTAATCAGATACATTGCGACGATCAATGAGAGAATTGGGGAAAAAGAAAACCATAGCCGGCTTACCCAAGAATCAATCTCACCATGTCTTTGCTCTTGGGCCATGGAACCGGTACCTTGTACCTCGGCAGCGGCACATGACACCTGAGGCTGGGCTTGGGGCAATGCCGCTCCCAGTGCTCCATGTGTTGCCGCGATTTGATATTCACTTTCTCTTCGCGACTTCGCCCCTGCTGCCTCCGCCATCCTCCTCTTCGGCCGCATCTCCAT is a window encoding:
- the LOC121980527 gene encoding uncharacterized protein LOC121980527 isoform X1: MSNTDLNPPADVRPPPSSLLAGQLPQPMAVARRRRGVRKHPLAPRNSTSIRPPSRIFFLSPPDCSLPRRSRGRSSHRTLPLLQTSVRRRKMATMEMRPKRRMAEAAGAKSRRESEYQIAATHGALGAALPQAQPQVSCAAAEVQGTGSMAQEQRHGEIDSWIWYDNIPHTKLVEYKKDQNWVQSSGDYLVFPGGETQLKDGVSKYIEFIELVSGKSLLKLNRILRVGGFLFGPNNCSTPVYRNNENICVKIRANSKILCF
- the LOC121980527 gene encoding uncharacterized protein LOC121980527 isoform X2, producing MSNTDLNPPADVRPPPSSLLAGQLPQPMAVARRRRGVRKHPLAPRNSTSIRPPSRIFFLSPPDCSLPRRSRGRSSHRTLPLLQTSVRRRKMATMEMRPKRRMAEAAGAKSRRESEYQIAATHGALGAALPQAQPQVSCAAAEVQGTGSMAQEQRHGEIDSWIWYDNIPHTKLVEYKKDQNWVQSSGDYLVFPGGETQLKDGVSKYIEFIELVGSHS